One Pseudomonas brassicacearum genomic region harbors:
- a CDS encoding TIGR00730 family Rossman fold protein — protein MSIASVCVFCGASTGTNPAYREAAQALGRALAERKLTLVYGGGAVGLMGIVADAALAAGGEVIGIIPQSLKDKEIGHSGLTRLEVVDGMHARKARMAELSDAFIALPGGLGTLEELFEVWTWGQLGYHGKPLGLLEVNGFYSKLTGFLDHIVGEGFVRAPHRDMLQVSESPHNLLDALDEWQPSVQPKWAEQKPS, from the coding sequence ATGTCCATCGCGTCTGTTTGTGTATTTTGCGGCGCCAGCACCGGCACGAACCCAGCCTACCGTGAAGCGGCGCAGGCCCTGGGACGAGCGTTGGCGGAACGAAAGCTGACCCTGGTCTACGGCGGTGGCGCCGTGGGCCTGATGGGTATCGTCGCCGATGCGGCCCTGGCGGCCGGCGGCGAAGTCATTGGCATCATCCCGCAAAGCCTGAAAGACAAGGAAATCGGCCACAGCGGCCTGACCCGCCTGGAAGTGGTGGACGGCATGCACGCCCGTAAAGCGCGCATGGCCGAACTGAGCGATGCCTTCATCGCCCTGCCCGGCGGCCTCGGCACGTTGGAGGAACTGTTTGAAGTCTGGACCTGGGGCCAGCTCGGCTACCACGGTAAACCGCTGGGGCTGCTGGAAGTGAACGGGTTCTACAGCAAACTCACCGGTTTTCTCGATCATATCGTCGGCGAAGGCTTCGTCCGCGCGCCGCATCGTGACATGCTGCAGGTGAGCGAATCACCGCACAACCTGCTCGATGCGCTGGACGAATGGCAACCGTCGGTGCAGCCAAAGTGGGCCGAACAAAAACCCAGCTAA
- a CDS encoding LysR family transcriptional regulator: MLNKRYLPSITALQCFEAVTRHLSFTRAAEELNLTQSAVSKQVAQLEELLQHLLFRRVRRRLQLTPAGDLYLGEVRKILTQVEMSTHYLRSYGGDTEVLRVSTPPTFGARWLVPRLKGWRLRHPTIHLDLCSEQEADDLLQGRSDLAFYFGQGSRAGTESLKLFGEELVPVCAPGSLPEQPFTEPTQLADLVLLQNASRPQAWHDWFASQGYHTEHSYHGPRFETFYMCIRAAQVGCGVALLPRFLVEEELADGKLVIPWQHAMPSTDAYYLAYPEHSAEVPKVRLFVEWMLGQIESPGTPQ, translated from the coding sequence ATGCTCAATAAACGCTATTTGCCGTCGATCACGGCGCTACAGTGCTTCGAAGCGGTGACCCGTCACCTGAGCTTCACCCGCGCCGCCGAAGAGCTGAACCTGACCCAGAGCGCCGTCAGCAAGCAAGTCGCGCAATTGGAGGAGTTGCTGCAGCATCTGCTGTTCCGGCGCGTGCGCCGACGCTTGCAGCTGACACCGGCGGGGGATTTGTACTTGGGAGAGGTCCGAAAAATCCTCACCCAGGTGGAAATGTCCACTCATTACCTACGTTCCTACGGTGGCGATACCGAGGTCCTGCGAGTCTCCACGCCCCCGACCTTCGGTGCGCGCTGGCTGGTCCCACGGCTGAAGGGCTGGCGCCTGCGGCATCCGACGATTCATCTGGACCTGTGCAGTGAACAGGAGGCCGACGACTTGCTGCAAGGGCGCAGCGACCTGGCGTTCTATTTCGGCCAGGGCTCGCGGGCCGGCACTGAGTCCCTGAAGTTGTTTGGCGAAGAGCTGGTGCCGGTCTGCGCCCCGGGCAGCCTGCCGGAGCAGCCCTTCACCGAGCCGACGCAACTGGCCGACCTGGTGTTGCTGCAAAACGCGTCGCGCCCGCAAGCCTGGCACGACTGGTTCGCCAGCCAGGGCTACCACACCGAACACAGCTACCACGGGCCGCGCTTCGAAACTTTCTACATGTGCATCCGCGCCGCCCAGGTCGGCTGCGGCGTCGCCCTGTTGCCACGGTTTCTGGTGGAAGAAGAACTGGCCGATGGCAAACTGGTCATCCCCTGGCAGCATGCGATGCCGAGCACCGATGCTTACTACCTGGCCTACCCCGAACACTCGGCGGAAGTGCCCAAGGTGCGACTTTTCGTGGAGTGGATGCTGGGGCAGATCGAGAGCCCGGGTACGCCGCAATAG
- a CDS encoding DUF2126 domain-containing protein has product MSIHVALHHVTHYRYDRAVELGPQIVRLRPAAHSRTRILSYALKVSPDQHFINWQQDPQGNYLARLVFPEKTRELRIEVDLLAEMAVFNPFDFFLEPYAEKIPFAYAADERKELAPYLETLPLTPRFQAYLDGIDRTPLPAVDFLVALNQRLSEDINYLIRMEPGVQTPEHTLEHASGSCRDSAWLLVQLLRNLGLAARFVSGYLIQLTADVKSLDGPSGTDVDFTDLHAWCEVYLPGAGWIGLDATSGLFAGEGHIPLACSPDPSSAAPISGLVEPCECEFSHEMSVERIWEAPRVTKPYTEEQWLAIQALGRQIDADLLEGDVRLTMGGEPTFVSIDDPDGAEWNTAALGPDKRRLSAELFQRMRNHYASKGLVHFGQGKWYPGEQLPRWSLNCYWRRDGVPIWHNSALIADEQQDYGADGALAGRFLTSVAERLNIPARFVFPAYEDNFYYLWREGALPSNVTAQDPRLEDALERARLRKVFNQGLDKVIGQVLPLARTAKGDQWQSGRWYLRDNHCRLVPGDSPLGYRLPLASQPWVTAAEYPFIHPTDPNQDLPELPDTEQLARHGEAAAEQDRAPEIDKSADWLTRTAFCAEAREGRLYLFMPPLERVEDYLELVSAIEATAEELQCPVLLEGYEPPSDPRLSNFRVTPDPGVIEVNVQPSATWDELVERTEFLYEEARQTRLTTEKFMIDGRHTGTGGGNHFVLGGATPADSPFLRRPDLLRSLISYWHNHPSLSYLFSGLFIGPTSQAPRVDEARNDALYELEIAFAQMPEPGEQCPPWLVDRLLRNLLIDVTGNTHRAEFCIDKLYSPDGATGRLGLLELRAFEMPPHARMSLAQQLLLRALVARFWREPYAPAKLARWGTELHDRFLLPHFIEQDFADVIHELNAAGYPVQAEWFAAHLEFRFPKVGDYAVNGIELQLRQALEPWHVLGEEGAVGGTVRYVDSSLERLQVKLSGLAPQRYLLTCNGVPVPLQPTGRVGEFVAGVRFRAWQPANCLQPTIPVHAPLVFDLLDTWMQRSVGGCQYHVAHPGGRNYDSLPVNANEAESRRMARFFRIGHTPGKLPIPSLAMDDEFPLTLDLRRFQGAPKV; this is encoded by the coding sequence GTGTCGATCCATGTCGCATTGCACCACGTTACGCATTACCGCTACGACCGCGCCGTCGAACTCGGCCCGCAGATCGTTCGCCTGCGCCCGGCCGCCCACAGCCGCACGCGGATTCTTTCGTATGCGCTGAAGGTTTCCCCGGACCAGCACTTCATCAACTGGCAGCAGGATCCCCAGGGCAATTACCTGGCGCGATTGGTGTTTCCCGAGAAAACCCGCGAGCTGCGGATCGAAGTCGATCTGTTGGCGGAAATGGCGGTGTTCAATCCGTTCGATTTCTTCCTCGAGCCCTACGCTGAAAAAATTCCGTTCGCCTACGCGGCCGATGAGCGCAAGGAGCTGGCGCCGTACCTTGAAACCTTGCCGCTGACGCCGAGGTTCCAGGCCTACCTGGACGGTATCGACCGCACGCCGCTGCCGGCGGTGGATTTTTTGGTGGCGCTCAACCAACGCTTGAGCGAAGACATCAACTACCTTATCCGCATGGAGCCCGGCGTCCAGACCCCGGAGCACACCCTGGAGCACGCCTCCGGTTCCTGCCGCGACTCAGCCTGGCTGCTGGTGCAGTTGTTGCGCAACCTGGGCCTGGCCGCGCGGTTCGTCTCCGGTTACCTGATCCAGTTGACCGCCGATGTGAAAAGCCTCGATGGCCCGTCTGGTACCGACGTGGACTTCACCGACCTGCATGCCTGGTGTGAGGTCTACCTTCCCGGTGCCGGTTGGATCGGCCTGGATGCGACCTCCGGGCTGTTCGCCGGCGAAGGGCACATCCCATTGGCTTGTAGTCCTGATCCGTCCTCGGCAGCGCCGATCAGTGGCTTGGTGGAGCCTTGCGAGTGCGAATTCAGCCACGAAATGTCCGTGGAGCGGATCTGGGAAGCGCCGCGGGTCACCAAGCCCTACACCGAAGAACAATGGCTGGCGATCCAGGCGCTGGGGCGCCAGATCGATGCCGACCTGCTGGAGGGTGACGTGCGCCTGACCATGGGCGGCGAACCGACCTTCGTGTCTATCGATGACCCGGACGGCGCCGAGTGGAACACCGCTGCGCTTGGGCCGGACAAGCGCCGGCTCTCCGCCGAGCTGTTCCAGCGCATGCGCAATCACTATGCGTCCAAGGGGCTGGTGCATTTCGGCCAGGGCAAGTGGTACCCGGGTGAACAGTTGCCGCGCTGGTCGCTCAACTGCTATTGGCGGCGTGACGGGGTGCCGATCTGGCACAACAGTGCGTTGATCGCCGACGAGCAGCAAGACTACGGCGCCGACGGTGCATTGGCCGGACGGTTTCTGACCAGCGTCGCCGAGCGCTTGAATATTCCTGCGCGGTTCGTCTTCCCAGCCTACGAAGACAATTTCTATTACCTCTGGCGCGAAGGTGCGTTGCCTTCGAACGTCACGGCCCAGGACCCGCGCCTGGAAGACGCCTTGGAGCGGGCCCGGTTGCGCAAGGTCTTCAACCAAGGCCTGGACAAAGTGATCGGTCAGGTCCTGCCCCTGGCTCGCACCGCCAAGGGTGATCAATGGCAAAGCGGTCGCTGGTACCTGCGGGACAACCACTGCCGGCTGGTGCCGGGGGATTCGCCCCTGGGTTATCGCTTGCCACTGGCGTCCCAACCTTGGGTGACGGCGGCAGAGTACCCGTTTATCCACCCCACCGACCCGAACCAGGATTTGCCCGAGCTGCCCGACACTGAACAGCTGGCGCGGCACGGCGAGGCGGCGGCCGAGCAGGATCGTGCTCCAGAGATCGACAAGTCCGCCGACTGGCTGACCCGCACCGCGTTCTGTGCCGAGGCCCGTGAAGGCCGGTTGTACCTGTTCATGCCGCCGTTGGAGCGGGTCGAGGATTACCTGGAACTGGTCAGCGCCATCGAGGCAACGGCCGAGGAGCTGCAGTGTCCGGTGCTGTTGGAAGGCTATGAGCCGCCGAGCGATCCGCGCCTGAGCAATTTCCGCGTCACTCCCGATCCCGGTGTGATCGAGGTCAACGTGCAACCCTCGGCGACTTGGGATGAGTTGGTCGAGCGCACTGAGTTTCTTTACGAAGAGGCGCGACAAACCCGACTGACCACCGAAAAATTCATGATCGATGGCCGGCACACCGGTACCGGCGGCGGTAACCATTTCGTACTGGGTGGCGCGACACCGGCTGACTCACCGTTTCTGCGGCGTCCCGACCTGCTGCGCAGCCTGATCAGTTACTGGCATAACCATCCGTCGTTGTCTTACCTGTTTTCCGGACTGTTCATCGGCCCGACCTCCCAGGCGCCACGGGTGGACGAGGCGCGCAACGATGCGTTGTACGAGCTGGAGATCGCTTTCGCACAAATGCCGGAGCCGGGTGAGCAATGCCCGCCCTGGTTGGTCGATCGACTGTTGCGCAACTTGTTGATCGACGTGACCGGCAACACCCACCGCGCTGAATTTTGCATCGACAAGCTCTATTCACCGGACGGTGCCACCGGACGCCTCGGCCTGTTGGAATTGCGCGCTTTCGAGATGCCGCCCCACGCCCGCATGAGCCTGGCCCAGCAATTACTGCTGCGGGCACTGGTGGCGCGGTTCTGGCGTGAACCCTATGCACCGGCGAAGCTGGCGCGCTGGGGCACCGAGCTGCATGACCGCTTCCTGTTGCCACACTTCATCGAGCAGGATTTTGCCGACGTCATCCATGAGCTGAACGCCGCCGGCTACCCGGTGCAGGCCGAGTGGTTCGCCGCGCACCTGGAGTTCCGTTTCCCCAAGGTGGGCGACTACGCGGTCAACGGCATCGAGCTGCAACTGCGCCAGGCCCTCGAGCCCTGGCATGTGCTGGGGGAAGAGGGCGCGGTGGGCGGCACGGTGCGTTATGTGGACTCCTCCCTGGAGCGCTTGCAGGTCAAGCTCAGCGGCCTGGCGCCGCAACGCTATCTGCTGACGTGCAACGGCGTGCCCGTGCCTTTGCAACCCACCGGTCGGGTCGGCGAGTTCGTCGCCGGGGTGCGTTTCCGCGCCTGGCAACCGGCCAACTGCCTGCAACCGACCATCCCGGTGCATGCGCCGCTGGTCTTCGACTTGCTCGATACCTGGATGCAGCGTTCCGTGGGTGGTTGCCAGTATCACGTGGCCCATCCGGGCGGGCGCAACTACGACAGCCTGCCGGTGAATGCCAATGAGGCCGAGAGCCGGCGGATGGCGCGTTTCTTCCGTATCGGACACACGCCTGGGAAACTTCCGATACCCAGCCTGGCAATGGATGACGAGTTTCCCCTCACGCTCGATCTGCGCCGTTTTCAAGGGGCACCCAAGGTGTAG
- a CDS encoding transglutaminase family protein — protein sequence MNARYQILHDTHYHYDSPVSLAQQLAHLWPRPCDWQRCTEQLLLINPEPTTRRDEQDVFGNPLTRLAFERPHDELLVNARLSVEVLARPELDFNLSPAWESTCNALTYSGRPLAASLLDACRYRFESPYVHLKRSFVEFSESCFPPGRPLMLGVRALMEKIFEEFTFDAEATQVATPLVEVLERRRGVCQDFAHLMLACVRSRGLAARYVSGYLLTQPPPGQPRLIGADASHAWVSVYCPVLGWVDFDPTNNVQPALEHITLAWGRDFSDVSPLRGVILGGGSHDPEVRVTVMPLES from the coding sequence ATGAACGCTCGTTACCAGATCCTCCACGACACCCATTATCACTACGACAGCCCGGTCTCCCTGGCCCAGCAGCTTGCCCACCTGTGGCCGCGACCCTGTGACTGGCAGCGCTGCACCGAACAACTGCTGTTGATCAACCCGGAGCCGACGACCCGTCGCGATGAGCAGGATGTGTTTGGCAACCCGCTGACCCGCCTGGCCTTCGAACGGCCCCATGACGAGTTGTTGGTCAACGCCCGCCTGAGCGTCGAGGTGTTGGCCCGTCCCGAGTTGGACTTCAACCTGTCCCCGGCCTGGGAGTCGACCTGTAATGCGCTGACCTACAGCGGCCGGCCGCTGGCTGCGTCGTTGCTGGACGCGTGCCGCTACCGTTTCGAGTCGCCTTATGTGCACCTCAAGCGCAGCTTCGTCGAGTTTTCCGAAAGTTGCTTCCCGCCGGGACGCCCGTTGATGCTCGGCGTTCGGGCGCTGATGGAGAAGATTTTCGAGGAGTTCACCTTCGATGCCGAAGCCACCCAGGTGGCGACGCCGCTGGTGGAGGTGCTGGAACGGCGACGGGGCGTGTGCCAGGACTTCGCCCACCTGATGCTGGCCTGCGTGCGTTCCCGAGGGCTGGCGGCGCGTTACGTCAGTGGCTACTTGCTAACGCAGCCGCCGCCCGGCCAGCCACGGCTGATCGGTGCCGATGCGTCCCACGCCTGGGTGTCGGTGTATTGCCCGGTGCTGGGGTGGGTGGACTTCGACCCGACCAACAACGTGCAACCGGCCCTGGAACACATCACCCTGGCCTGGGGGCGGGATTTTTCCGATGTGTCGCCGTTGCGCGGGGTGATCCTGGGGGGCGGTAGTCATGATCCCGAGGTGCGGGTGACGGTGATGCCGCTGGAGTCATGA
- a CDS encoding DUF1614 domain-containing protein: MEDLSLPRFLARYFPTFMGGIFAALFSLGCAIPLVTVSYFAGASIDEQATWSVLGGAAVTLVVVHCNFMMVRGRPVWVWGVVTVLVLCLLVVLPTIGSHPHKVIYVLAVMFPLLGLLVLNSKRHREMRSKLVEIRRQRELIIQAAKASRPRR; the protein is encoded by the coding sequence ATGGAAGATCTGAGTCTGCCCCGTTTTTTGGCGCGTTACTTTCCGACTTTCATGGGCGGCATTTTCGCGGCGCTGTTCTCTTTGGGCTGCGCTATTCCCTTGGTGACAGTGTCCTATTTCGCCGGGGCTTCAATCGACGAGCAAGCGACTTGGTCGGTTCTGGGGGGCGCGGCGGTCACCCTGGTGGTGGTGCACTGCAATTTCATGATGGTGCGCGGAAGGCCAGTGTGGGTGTGGGGAGTGGTCACCGTTCTGGTTTTATGCCTGCTGGTCGTATTACCCACCATAGGGAGCCATCCGCATAAGGTCATCTATGTTTTGGCTGTGATGTTTCCACTATTAGGTTTGCTGGTACTCAACAGCAAACGCCATCGCGAGATGCGTAGCAAACTGGTAGAAATCCGCCGCCAACGTGAACTCATCATCCAGGCCGCCAAGGCGTCACGCCCGCGACGCTGA
- the nadE gene encoding ammonia-dependent NAD(+) synthetase, translating to MQAVQREIAEQLKVQPPFADDAALKAEIARRVSFIQDCLVNSGLKTLVLGISGGVDSLTAGLLAQRAVRELREKSGNAAYKFIAVRLPYETQFDEHDAQASVDFIEPDERHTVNIGPAVKALANEVLAFEGKAPGMRDFVVGNTKARMRMVAQYTIAGAEQGLVIGTDHAAEAVMGFFTKFGDGACDLAPLSGLVKNQVRAIARDFGAPESLVEKVPTADLEDLSPGKPDEAAHGVTYGEIDAFLHGKTIREEAARIICETYRKTEHKRVMPYAP from the coding sequence ATGCAAGCCGTACAGCGTGAGATTGCTGAACAGCTCAAGGTCCAGCCACCGTTCGCCGATGACGCCGCCCTCAAGGCCGAAATCGCCCGCCGGGTGAGCTTCATTCAGGATTGCCTGGTCAACTCCGGGCTCAAGACCCTCGTACTGGGCATCAGTGGCGGGGTCGACTCGTTGACCGCCGGCCTGCTGGCCCAGCGAGCCGTGCGCGAACTGCGGGAGAAAAGCGGTAACGCGGCCTACAAGTTCATCGCCGTGCGCCTGCCGTATGAAACCCAGTTCGACGAACATGACGCACAAGCCAGCGTGGACTTCATCGAACCGGACGAGCGCCATACCGTCAACATCGGCCCGGCGGTCAAGGCCTTGGCCAACGAAGTCCTGGCATTCGAAGGCAAGGCACCGGGCATGCGGGATTTCGTGGTGGGCAATACCAAGGCGCGGATGCGCATGGTGGCGCAGTACACCATCGCCGGCGCCGAGCAGGGCCTGGTGATCGGCACCGATCACGCGGCCGAAGCCGTGATGGGTTTCTTCACCAAATTCGGTGACGGCGCCTGCGACCTGGCCCCGCTGAGCGGCCTGGTGAAAAACCAGGTCCGGGCCATCGCCCGGGACTTCGGCGCGCCGGAATCACTGGTGGAAAAAGTCCCCACCGCGGACCTCGAAGACCTGTCCCCCGGCAAACCCGACGAAGCCGCCCACGGCGTGACCTATGGCGAAATCGATGCCTTCCTGCATGGCAAGACCATCCGCGAAGAAGCGGCCCGGATCATCTGCGAGACCTACCGCAAGACCGAGCACAAGCGAGTGATGCCTTACGCCCCGTGA
- a CDS encoding NUDIX hydrolase → MFPVSIKGVLQSPEGLVVLMLNERDEWELPGGRIELGETAPQCLAREIDEELAVEVSVGEPLDSYLFEVIPGKHVFISTYRCHLLGGFVPTVSHEHKEIGLFEPGRLPANLPTGYRESIIKALGL, encoded by the coding sequence ATGTTCCCTGTATCTATCAAAGGCGTACTGCAATCCCCCGAAGGCCTGGTCGTGCTGATGCTCAACGAACGGGATGAATGGGAGTTGCCCGGTGGGCGGATCGAATTGGGCGAAACGGCGCCGCAATGCCTGGCGCGGGAGATCGACGAGGAACTGGCGGTTGAGGTGAGCGTGGGGGAGCCCCTGGATTCGTACTTGTTCGAGGTGATTCCCGGCAAGCACGTCTTCATCTCCACTTACCGCTGCCACTTGCTGGGCGGTTTCGTGCCGACGGTCAGCCATGAACACAAGGAGATCGGGCTGTTCGAGCCGGGGCGGTTGCCGGCGAATCTGCCAACAGGTTATCGCGAGTCGATTATCAAGGCGCTGGGGTTGTGA
- the pncB gene encoding nicotinate phosphoribosyltransferase — protein MSESVFADRIVQNLLDTDFYKLTMMQAVLHNYPNVEVEWEFRCRNSEDLRPYLAEIRFQIERLAELSLSADQLGFLERISFLKPDFLRFLGLFRFNLRYVHTGIDNGELFIRLRGPWLHVILFEVPLLAIVSEVRNRYRYREIVLEQAREQLYRKFDWLSANASADELSELQVADFGTRRRFSYRVQEEVVNVLKHDFPGRFVGTSNVHLSRELDMKPLGTMAHEWIMAHQQLGPRLIDSQIAALDCWVREYRGLLGIALTDCITMDAFLKDFDLFFAKLFDGLRHDSGDPVIWAEKAIAHYHKLGIDPMSKTLVFSDSLTLPKCLDIFRALRGRINVSFGIGTNLTCDIPGVEPMSIVLKMISCDGQPVAKISDEPGKTHCKDPNFVAYMRHVFQVPAALSDTSSKE, from the coding sequence ATGAGCGAGAGTGTGTTTGCCGATCGTATCGTGCAGAACCTGCTCGACACCGACTTCTACAAACTGACGATGATGCAGGCGGTGCTGCACAATTACCCCAACGTCGAAGTCGAATGGGAGTTTCGCTGCCGCAACAGCGAGGACCTGCGACCGTATCTGGCGGAGATCCGTTTCCAGATCGAACGCCTTGCCGAGTTGAGCCTGAGCGCCGACCAGTTGGGTTTCCTGGAGCGCATCAGCTTTCTGAAGCCGGACTTCCTGCGTTTCCTGGGCCTGTTTCGCTTCAACCTGCGCTACGTACACACCGGCATCGACAACGGCGAGCTGTTCATCCGCCTGCGTGGGCCGTGGTTGCACGTGATTCTGTTCGAAGTACCGTTGCTGGCCATTGTCAGCGAAGTGCGCAATCGCTATCGCTACCGTGAAATTGTCCTGGAGCAGGCACGGGAGCAGTTGTATCGCAAGTTCGACTGGTTGAGCGCCAACGCCAGCGCCGACGAATTGTCCGAACTGCAGGTAGCGGACTTCGGCACCCGCCGTCGGTTTTCTTACCGCGTCCAGGAAGAAGTGGTGAACGTGCTCAAGCACGATTTTCCCGGGCGGTTTGTCGGCACCAGCAATGTGCACCTGTCCCGGGAGCTGGACATGAAGCCCCTGGGCACCATGGCCCATGAATGGATCATGGCGCACCAGCAATTGGGCCCGCGGCTGATCGACAGCCAGATCGCCGCCCTCGATTGCTGGGTGCGCGAATACCGCGGCCTGCTGGGGATCGCGCTGACCGATTGCATCACCATGGACGCCTTCCTGAAGGACTTCGATCTGTTCTTCGCCAAGCTGTTCGACGGTTTGCGCCATGACTCCGGCGACCCGGTCATCTGGGCCGAAAAGGCCATTGCCCACTATCACAAGCTCGGCATCGACCCGATGAGCAAGACCCTGGTGTTCTCCGATAGCCTGACCTTGCCCAAATGCCTGGATATTTTTCGGGCCTTGCGTGGTCGCATTAATGTCAGCTTCGGTATTGGCACCAACCTGACGTGTGACATCCCGGGTGTAGAGCCCATGAGCATCGTGCTTAAAATGATCAGCTGTGACGGGCAACCCGTGGCCAAGATTTCAGACGAGCCCGGCAAGACCCACTGCAAGGACCCGAATTTCGTCGCCTACATGCGACACGTTTTCCAAGTACCTGCCGCCCTTTCAGACACATCAAGCAAGGAGTGA
- the azu gene encoding azurin, with product MFAKLVAVSLLTLASSQLMAAECKTTIDSTDQMSFNTKAIEIDKSCKTFTVELTHSGSLPKNVMGHNWVLSKEADMQPIATDGLPAGIDKNYLKDGDARIIAHTKLIGAGEKDSVTFDVSKLDAAEKYGFFCSFPGHISMMKGTVTLK from the coding sequence ATGTTTGCCAAACTTGTTGCAGTATCCCTGTTGACGCTGGCCAGCAGCCAACTGATGGCAGCGGAGTGCAAGACCACCATCGACTCGACCGACCAGATGTCCTTTAACACCAAGGCCATCGAGATCGACAAGAGCTGCAAGACCTTCACCGTTGAGCTGACGCACTCGGGCAGCTTGCCGAAAAACGTTATGGGCCATAACTGGGTGCTGAGCAAGGAGGCTGACATGCAGCCGATTGCCACCGATGGCCTGCCCGCTGGTATCGACAAGAACTATCTGAAAGATGGGGATGCCCGCATCATTGCCCATACCAAGCTCATTGGTGCTGGCGAAAAAGACTCGGTCACCTTCGATGTCTCGAAACTCGACGCTGCCGAAAAATACGGTTTCTTCTGCTCGTTCCCAGGCCACATCTCGATGATGAAAGGCACTGTGACCCTGAAGTAA